A stretch of Helicobacter pylori oki112 DNA encodes these proteins:
- a CDS encoding menaquinone biosynthetic enzyme MqnA/MqnD family protein has protein sequence MRFGKIDYLNMLPFDVFIKSYPTPCYFKQFLRLKKTYPSKLNQSFLFRRIDAGFISSIAGHSFALHSHSLGIVAYKEVLSVLVVDTKNAFDKESASSNALSQALGLKGEVLIGNKALQFYYSNPKKDFIDLAALWYEKKRLPFVFGRLCYYQNKDFYKCLSLAFKHQKTKIPYYILKEAALKTNLKRQDILNYLQKIYYTLGKKEQSGLKAFYRELLFKRIQKPKRF, from the coding sequence GTGCGTTTTGGTAAAATTGATTATTTGAACATGCTCCCTTTTGATGTGTTTATCAAATCCTACCCCACCCCTTGTTATTTCAAACAATTTTTACGGCTTAAAAAAACCTACCCCTCCAAACTCAATCAAAGTTTTTTGTTCAGGCGTATTGATGCGGGGTTTATTTCTTCTATCGCCGGCCATTCATTCGCTCTTCATTCCCATTCTCTAGGCATTGTCGCTTATAAGGAAGTTTTAAGTGTGCTGGTTGTGGATACAAAAAACGCTTTTGATAAAGAAAGCGCTTCTTCAAACGCCCTCTCTCAAGCGCTAGGGTTAAAGGGCGAAGTTTTAATCGGCAATAAAGCGCTGCAGTTTTATTATTCCAACCCCAAAAAAGATTTTATAGATTTAGCCGCTCTGTGGTATGAAAAAAAACGCTTACCGTTTGTTTTTGGGCGTTTATGTTATTACCAAAACAAGGATTTTTATAAGTGCTTGTCTTTAGCTTTCAAACATCAAAAAACAAAAATCCCTTACTACATCCTTAAAGAAGCCGCTTTAAAAACCAACTTGAAACGCCAAGATATTTTAAACTACTTGCAAAAAATTTACTACACTTTAGGCAAAAAGGAACAATCAGGCTTAAAAGCGTTCTATCGTGAATTGTTATTCAAACGCATTCAAAAACCCAAGCGTTTTTAG
- the pyrH gene encoding UMP kinase, with the protein MQAKIKNKRVLVKFSGEALAGDNQFGIDIHVLDHIAKEIKSLVENDIEVGIVIGGGNIIRGVSAAQGGIIRRTSGDYMGMLATVINAVAMQEALEHIGLDTRVQSAIEIKEICESYIYRKAIRHLEKGRVVIFGAGTGNPFFTTDTAATLRAIEIGSDLIIKATKVDGIYDKDPNKFKDAKKLDTLSYNDALIGDIEVMDDTAISLAKDNKLPIVVCNMFKKGNLLQVIKNQQGVFSMVK; encoded by the coding sequence ATGCAAGCAAAGATAAAAAACAAGCGGGTTTTGGTGAAATTTTCTGGGGAAGCGTTGGCTGGGGACAACCAGTTTGGGATTGACATTCATGTGCTAGATCACATCGCTAAAGAGATTAAAAGTTTAGTGGAAAACGATATTGAAGTGGGTATTGTGATTGGTGGAGGCAATATCATTAGGGGGGTTAGCGCGGCTCAAGGGGGGATTATCAGGCGCACTAGTGGGGATTATATGGGCATGTTAGCCACCGTGATTAATGCGGTAGCGATGCAAGAAGCTTTAGAGCATATCGGCTTAGACACAAGGGTGCAGAGTGCGATTGAAATCAAAGAAATTTGTGAAAGTTACATTTACAGAAAAGCGATCAGGCATTTAGAAAAGGGTAGGGTGGTGATTTTTGGCGCAGGCACGGGAAACCCGTTTTTCACTACGGATACGGCTGCCACTTTAAGAGCGATTGAAATTGGATCGGATTTAATCATTAAAGCGACTAAAGTGGATGGCATTTATGACAAAGACCCTAACAAGTTTAAAGACGCTAAAAAATTAGACACTTTAAGTTATAACGATGCCTTGATAGGGGATATTGAAGTGATGGACGATACCGCTATTTCTTTAGCTAAAGACAATAAACTCCCCATTGTGGTGTGTAACATGTTCAAAAAAGGGAATTTATTGCAAGTGATCAAGAACCAACAAGGCGTGTTTTCTATGGTAAAATAA
- the lolA gene encoding LolA-like outer membrane lipoprotein chaperone, whose amino-acid sequence MKAFLKILMVLIFVSVAHAKNPSTLSKEEKVLQHLQSFSAHFKQVLKNEKPLVYYGVLKAKAPNWALWVYEKPLKKEIYMNDKEVVVYEPNLFQATITPLKDKTDFFTILKRLKKQDDGSFQTTINKTTYRLVFKDGKPFSLEFKDEMNNLVTITFSQAEINPTIANEIFVFKPKDENIDIVRQ is encoded by the coding sequence ATGAAAGCTTTTTTAAAGATTTTAATGGTTTTGATTTTTGTGAGCGTTGCTCATGCTAAAAATCCTTCAACGCTTTCTAAAGAAGAAAAGGTTTTGCAGCATTTGCAAAGTTTTAGCGCGCATTTCAAGCAGGTTTTAAAAAATGAAAAGCCTTTAGTTTATTATGGGGTTTTAAAGGCTAAAGCCCCTAATTGGGCTTTATGGGTTTATGAAAAGCCTTTAAAAAAAGAAATTTACATGAACGATAAAGAAGTGGTGGTTTATGAGCCTAATTTGTTTCAAGCGACCATCACGCCCTTAAAAGACAAGACGGATTTTTTCACCATTCTCAAGCGCTTGAAAAAGCAAGATGACGGATCTTTTCAAACGACTATCAACAAAACCACTTATCGTTTGGTTTTTAAAGACGGCAAGCCTTTTTCGCTGGAATTTAAAGATGAAATGAACAATCTTGTAACGATCACTTTTTCTCAAGCAGAAATCAACCCCACCATTGCTAATGAGATCTTTGTTTTTAAGCCTAAAGATGAAAATATTGATATTGTGCGCCAATGA
- the acnB gene encoding bifunctional aconitate hydratase 2/2-methylisocitrate dehydratase, whose translation MKDFLEDYKKSVSERESEGIPPLPLSAKQVQAVVEILTKDPTNAAFAKELLIHRVSPGVDEGAKVKAEFLAQLSQKKLECAHISALEATTLLGTMLGGYNVEPLIMGLESQDKNIAKESAKALKTTLLVYGSFDKIATMSKTNALAKEVLESWANAEWFLNKEPLNECIEACVFKIDGETNTDDLSPASDAFTRSDIPLHAKAMLKNRIENYEQRIKAIKAKGVPVAYVGDVVGTGSSRKSATNSIMWHFGKDIPFVPNKRSGGIVIGGVIAPIFFATCEDSGALPIVADVKDLKEGDLIKIYPYKGEITLNDKVVSTFKLEPETLLDEVRASGRIPLIIGRGLTNKARKFLGLGESEAFKKPSAPKSDAKGYTLAQKIVGHACGVKGILPGAYCEPKVTTVGSQDTTGAMTRDEVKELASLKFDAPFVLQSFCHTAAYPKPSDVSLHASLPSFITQRGGVALHPGDGVIHTWLNRMGLPDTLGTGGDSHTRFPLGISFPAGSGLVAFAAVTGTMPLNMPESVLVRFKGEMNPGITLRDLVNAIPYYAIKKGLLTVEKKGKINVFNGRILEIEGLPDIKMEQAFELSDASAERSAAACVVRLNKEPMIEYLKSNIKLIDEMIASGYEDKETLKKRRDAMQAWVDNPVLLEPDSNAQYAAVIEIDVAEITEPILACPNDPDDVATLSEVLADTTGKRPHAIDEVFIGSCMTNIGHFRAFGEIVKNAPPSQARLWVVPPSKMDEQELINEGYYAIFGAAGARTEVPGCSLCMGNQARVRDNAVVFSTSTRNFDNRMGRGAKVYLGSAELGAACALLGRIPTKEEYMNLVSEKLESQKDKIYRYMNFNLMENFRL comes from the coding sequence ATGAAAGATTTTTTAGAAGATTACAAAAAAAGCGTTTCAGAAAGAGAAAGTGAGGGTATTCCGCCGCTCCCTTTAAGCGCTAAACAAGTTCAAGCCGTCGTTGAGATTTTAACAAAAGATCCCACAAACGCCGCTTTCGCTAAAGAATTACTCATTCACAGAGTGAGCCCTGGGGTTGATGAGGGGGCGAAAGTGAAAGCGGAATTTTTAGCCCAATTGTCTCAAAAAAAACTAGAATGCGCACACATTAGCGCTTTAGAAGCGACCACTCTTTTAGGCACGATGCTTGGGGGGTATAATGTAGAGCCTTTGATTATGGGCTTAGAAAGTCAAGACAAAAACATCGCTAAAGAGAGTGCGAAAGCTTTAAAAACCACTCTTTTAGTCTATGGATCGTTTGATAAAATCGCTACAATGAGTAAAACCAACGCTCTGGCTAAAGAGGTATTAGAATCTTGGGCGAACGCTGAATGGTTTTTGAATAAAGAGCCTTTGAATGAATGCATTGAAGCGTGCGTGTTTAAGATTGATGGCGAAACCAATACTGATGATTTAAGCCCAGCGAGCGATGCTTTCACACGAAGCGATATTCCTTTACACGCCAAAGCGATGCTCAAAAACAGGATTGAAAATTACGAACAACGCATCAAAGCCATTAAAGCTAAAGGCGTTCCTGTAGCGTATGTGGGCGATGTGGTCGGCACAGGAAGCTCTAGAAAAAGCGCGACTAACTCTATCATGTGGCATTTTGGTAAGGACATTCCTTTTGTGCCTAATAAAAGGAGTGGGGGCATTGTGATTGGGGGGGTGATCGCTCCGATTTTCTTTGCGACTTGTGAAGATAGCGGGGCGTTACCCATTGTGGCTGATGTTAAGGATTTAAAAGAGGGTGATTTGATTAAAATCTATCCTTATAAAGGCGAAATCACGCTGAACGATAAAGTGGTCAGTACCTTCAAACTAGAGCCTGAAACTTTGTTAGATGAAGTCAGGGCTTCTGGGCGTATCCCTTTAATCATTGGCAGGGGTTTGACGAATAAAGCGCGTAAATTTTTAGGGCTAGGCGAATCGGAAGCGTTTAAAAAGCCATCCGCTCCTAAAAGCGACGCCAAAGGCTACACTTTAGCCCAAAAAATTGTAGGCCATGCTTGTGGGGTAAAAGGGATCTTACCTGGTGCTTATTGTGAGCCAAAGGTTACCACCGTGGGCAGTCAAGACACCACAGGGGCGATGACTAGAGATGAGGTTAAAGAATTAGCGAGTTTGAAGTTTGATGCGCCTTTTGTGTTGCAGAGTTTTTGCCATACCGCCGCTTACCCAAAGCCTAGCGATGTGAGTTTGCATGCGAGCTTGCCTAGCTTTATCACCCAAAGAGGGGGCGTGGCGTTGCATCCGGGCGATGGCGTGATCCATACATGGCTGAATCGCATGGGATTGCCTGACACTTTAGGCACAGGGGGGGATAGCCACACTCGTTTCCCTTTAGGCATTAGTTTCCCGGCAGGGAGCGGGTTAGTCGCTTTTGCAGCGGTTACAGGCACGATGCCATTAAACATGCCAGAATCCGTATTAGTGCGTTTTAAAGGGGAAATGAATCCTGGGATCACCTTAAGGGATTTAGTGAATGCGATCCCTTATTATGCGATCAAAAAAGGGTTACTCACGGTGGAGAAAAAGGGTAAAATCAATGTCTTTAACGGGCGTATTTTAGAGATTGAAGGCTTGCCTGATATTAAAATGGAGCAGGCTTTTGAATTAAGCGATGCGAGCGCAGAAAGGAGTGCGGCAGCTTGCGTGGTGCGTTTGAATAAAGAGCCGATGATTGAATACTTGAAATCCAATATCAAGCTCATTGATGAGATGATTGCGAGCGGTTATGAAGATAAAGAGACTTTGAAAAAACGCCGAGATGCGATGCAAGCTTGGGTGGATAATCCGGTATTGTTAGAGCCAGATAGTAACGCTCAATACGCCGCTGTCATTGAAATTGATGTGGCAGAAATCACGGAGCCTATTTTGGCATGCCCTAATGACCCTGATGATGTCGCTACTTTGAGCGAAGTTTTAGCGGATACGACCGGCAAAAGACCGCACGCTATTGATGAAGTGTTTATTGGCTCTTGCATGACGAATATTGGGCATTTTAGAGCCTTTGGCGAAATCGTTAAAAACGCTCCTCCCAGTCAAGCACGCCTTTGGGTAGTGCCACCCAGTAAAATGGACGAACAAGAGCTTATTAATGAGGGCTATTATGCGATTTTTGGAGCTGCCGGGGCAAGGACTGAAGTCCCAGGCTGTAGCTTGTGCATGGGCAATCAAGCGAGGGTTAGGGATAATGCGGTCGTCTTTTCCACTTCCACGCGCAATTTTGATAATCGTATGGGTAGAGGGGCTAAAGTGTATTTAGGCAGTGCGGAGCTTGGGGCGGCGTGCGCTTTACTAGGGCGAATCCCCACTAAAGAAGAATACATGAATTTAGTGAGCGAAAAACTAGAGAGCCAAAAAGACAAGATCTATCGCTACATGAACTTTAACTTAATGGAGAATTTCAGGCTCTAG
- a CDS encoding ABC transporter permease: MPNRSLIFFLIKRYLRFDKSQPFISITALLAFFGVAVGVMVLIVAMAIMNGMSKEFEKKLFVMNYPLTLYTTSPYGISEEVVQALEKKFPNLLFSPYLQTQSLIKSAHSMNGGVVFGVDFSKERRINEVLNDALKNTNENDLFKNPFNLIVGKSLRYSLNLDLNQKADLFFTELEPTGLTLSPIMKRFTIKGDFDSGLKSYDMSYMYSSLQAISAIRRLPLGLYDGVHVYSKTPMKDIENLRNALKTINHHGIGIEGWWQQNGNFFSAMELEKRALFIVLMLIILMASLNIISSLLMVVMNRRKEIALLFSMGSSQKEIQKTFFYLGNIIGLGGVALGVVLAFLSMYLLSVFPIISLPVDVYGINTLPLDLSLMDFMLTLIGSIIIVALSSYYPSKKASRIDALSVLRNE, from the coding sequence TTGCCAAATAGATCGTTGATTTTTTTCCTTATCAAGCGTTATTTGCGTTTTGATAAAAGCCAGCCATTTATTAGCATCACGGCCCTGTTGGCTTTTTTTGGCGTGGCGGTTGGCGTGATGGTTTTAATTGTGGCTATGGCGATCATGAACGGCATGAGTAAGGAATTTGAAAAAAAGCTTTTTGTGATGAACTACCCCTTAACGCTCTATACCACAAGCCCTTATGGGATCAGCGAAGAAGTGGTTCAAGCTTTAGAAAAAAAGTTCCCTAATTTGCTTTTTAGCCCCTATTTGCAAACTCAAAGCCTGATTAAAAGCGCGCATTCCATGAATGGTGGCGTGGTGTTTGGGGTTGATTTTTCTAAAGAAAGGCGCATCAATGAAGTTTTAAACGACGCTTTAAAAAACACTAATGAAAACGATCTTTTTAAAAACCCTTTTAATTTGATCGTGGGGAAAAGCTTGAGATACAGCTTGAATTTAGATCTCAATCAAAAAGCCGATTTGTTTTTCACCGAATTAGAGCCAACAGGTCTCACGCTCTCCCCTATCATGAAGCGTTTTACCATCAAAGGCGATTTTGATTCAGGGCTAAAATCTTATGACATGAGCTACATGTATTCTAGCCTTCAAGCCATAAGCGCGATCAGGAGATTGCCTTTAGGGCTTTATGATGGGGTGCATGTCTATTCTAAAACGCCCATGAAGGATATTGAAAATTTACGCAACGCTTTAAAAACCATCAACCACCATGGCATAGGCATTGAAGGGTGGTGGCAACAAAACGGGAATTTTTTCTCGGCTATGGAATTAGAAAAAAGAGCGTTATTCATTGTGCTCATGCTCATTATTTTAATGGCGTCTTTGAATATCATCAGCTCGCTTTTAATGGTGGTGATGAATAGGCGTAAAGAAATCGCCCTACTCTTTAGCATGGGGAGCAGTCAAAAAGAAATCCAAAAAACCTTTTTTTATTTGGGCAATATCATTGGTTTAGGCGGTGTGGCGCTTGGGGTGGTTTTAGCGTTTTTAAGCATGTATCTTTTAAGCGTGTTCCCTATCATCTCGCTCCCGGTGGATGTTTATGGCATTAACACCTTGCCTTTGGATCTGTCTTTAATGGATTTTATGCTCACTCTAATAGGCTCTATCATTATCGTAGCCCTTTCTTCTTATTACCCGTCTAAAAAAGCTTCTCGTATTGACGCTTTAAGCGTGTTAAGGAATGAATGA
- the secA gene encoding preprotein translocase subunit SecA gives MIKAIIGKIIGTRNDRWIKQYKKQVLTINALEPTYEKMSDVELQNAFEELKKRVRSTEKDLQEKTLLEVLPESFAITREASKRILKMRHFDVQLIGGMVLNDGKIAEMKTGEGKTLVATLAVALNALKGESVFVVTVNDYLAHRDSKEMEPLYQFLGYSVGTITASVRDDDERLEIYSKDIVYGTNNEFGFDYLRDNMKYSLEHKVQKSHAFAIVDEVDSILIDEARTPLIISGPVDRRMENYNKADEVAKSMQAEIDFTIDEKNRAILITEEGIKKAENLFGVDNLYKIENAALSHHLDQALKANYLFFIDKDYIVANNEVVIVDEFTGRLSEGRRFSEGLHQALEAKEGVSIKEESQTLADITFQNYFRMFSKLAGMTGTAQTEATEFLEIYNLEVVSIPTNLAIKRKDLNDLIYKSEKEKFDAVILKIKELHDKGQPVLVGTASIEKSETLHALLKKERIPHTVLNAKQHTKEAEIIKDAGLKGAVTIATNMAGRGVDIKLTDEIKELGGLYIIGTERHESRRIDNQLRGRSGRQGDPGTSQFYLSLEDNLLRIFGSDRIKGVMEKLGLKDGEHIESKLVTRAVENAQKKVENLHFESRKHLLEYDDVANEQRKSVYKFRDELLDANYDIGAKIAENREYALHQIFSKLKAFDHQNLSKEELLGLKNILKEDFNAHVGLEDLEKASPIENFVAEKLKSDYENKMKVLDSEQRSRIERIVYLQILDNAWREHLYTMDNLKTGINLRGYNQKDPLVEYKKESYNLFLELIEDIKMEAIKTFSKIQFENEQDSSDAERYLDNFSEEREHESVNYRHEEALDEDLNVAMKAFSKTPKRNEPCPCGSGKKYKDCCAKSGPKKGLFAK, from the coding sequence ATGATAAAAGCAATCATTGGAAAAATCATTGGCACCAGAAACGATCGCTGGATCAAACAATACAAAAAACAAGTCCTAACTATCAACGCCTTAGAGCCTACTTATGAAAAAATGAGCGATGTTGAGCTGCAAAACGCTTTTGAAGAATTAAAAAAACGAGTGCGATCCACAGAAAAAGATTTGCAAGAAAAAACCCTTTTAGAAGTCCTACCTGAAAGTTTTGCCATCACTAGAGAAGCGAGTAAAAGGATCTTAAAGATGCGCCATTTTGACGTGCAACTCATTGGGGGCATGGTCTTAAACGATGGCAAAATCGCTGAAATGAAAACTGGAGAGGGTAAGACTTTAGTCGCTACTTTAGCGGTGGCTTTGAACGCTTTAAAGGGCGAGAGCGTGTTCGTGGTAACCGTTAATGATTACCTAGCCCATAGGGATTCTAAAGAAATGGAGCCGTTGTATCAATTCTTAGGTTATAGCGTAGGCACGATCACTGCAAGCGTTCGAGATGATGATGAGCGTTTAGAAATTTATTCTAAAGACATTGTTTATGGCACTAATAATGAATTTGGCTTTGATTATCTAAGGGATAACATGAAATATTCTTTAGAGCATAAAGTGCAAAAATCCCATGCGTTCGCTATTGTTGATGAGGTGGATTCCATTTTAATTGATGAAGCGAGAACCCCTTTAATCATTTCAGGGCCTGTGGATAGGCGCATGGAAAATTACAACAAGGCTGATGAAGTCGCTAAAAGCATGCAAGCGGAAATAGATTTCACCATAGATGAAAAAAACCGCGCGATTTTAATCACTGAAGAGGGGATTAAAAAAGCCGAAAACCTCTTTGGCGTGGATAATTTATACAAGATTGAAAACGCCGCCCTATCGCACCATTTAGACCAGGCTTTGAAAGCGAATTATCTCTTTTTTATTGATAAAGATTATATTGTAGCCAATAATGAAGTGGTGATTGTAGATGAATTTACCGGCCGTTTGTCTGAGGGGAGGCGCTTTAGTGAAGGCTTGCACCAGGCTTTAGAGGCTAAAGAGGGCGTGAGCATTAAAGAAGAGAGCCAAACCTTAGCCGATATTACTTTCCAAAATTATTTCAGGATGTTTTCTAAACTCGCTGGCATGACAGGCACGGCTCAAACCGAAGCCACAGAATTTTTAGAAATCTACAATTTAGAAGTGGTGTCCATCCCTACTAATTTAGCGATCAAGCGCAAAGATTTGAACGATTTGATCTATAAGAGTGAAAAAGAAAAATTTGACGCTGTGATCCTTAAGATTAAAGAATTACACGATAAGGGACAGCCCGTTTTAGTCGGCACGGCCAGCATTGAAAAGAGTGAAACCTTGCATGCTTTACTCAAAAAAGAACGCATCCCTCACACCGTTTTAAACGCCAAGCAGCACACCAAAGAAGCTGAAATCATCAAAGATGCTGGGCTTAAAGGGGCGGTTACGATTGCGACTAACATGGCAGGCAGAGGCGTTGATATTAAACTCACTGATGAAATCAAAGAGCTTGGGGGGCTGTATATCATTGGCACTGAAAGGCATGAGAGTCGCAGGATTGACAACCAATTAAGGGGGCGAAGCGGGCGCCAAGGCGATCCGGGAACAAGCCAATTTTATTTGAGTTTAGAAGACAATCTGTTACGCATTTTTGGGAGCGATAGGATTAAGGGGGTGATGGAAAAATTAGGGCTTAAAGACGGCGAACACATTGAATCCAAGCTCGTAACAAGAGCGGTGGAAAACGCGCAAAAAAAAGTGGAGAATTTGCATTTTGAAAGCCGTAAGCATTTGTTAGAATACGATGATGTGGCTAATGAGCAACGAAAAAGCGTGTATAAATTTAGAGATGAATTATTAGATGCCAATTACGATATTGGTGCTAAAATCGCTGAAAACAGAGAATACGCGCTCCATCAAATCTTTTCCAAACTCAAAGCCTTTGACCATCAAAACCTGTCTAAAGAGGAACTTTTAGGGCTTAAAAACATCTTAAAAGAAGATTTTAACGCTCATGTTGGATTAGAAGATTTAGAAAAAGCCTCTCCTATTGAAAATTTTGTCGCAGAAAAATTAAAAAGTGATTATGAAAACAAAATGAAAGTTTTGGATAGCGAACAAAGAAGCCGGATTGAACGCATCGTGTATTTGCAGATTTTAGACAACGCATGGCGAGAGCACCTTTATACGATGGATAATCTCAAAACCGGTATTAATTTAAGAGGCTATAACCAAAAAGACCCCCTTGTAGAATACAAAAAAGAGAGTTACAACCTTTTCTTAGAACTCATTGAAGACATTAAAATGGAAGCGATCAAAACCTTTTCTAAGATCCAGTTTGAAAATGAGCAAGATTCTAGCGATGCGGAGCGTTATTTGGATAACTTTAGCGAAGAAAGAGAGCATGAGAGCGTAAATTACCGCCATGAAGAAGCCTTAGATGAAGATTTGAATGTGGCCATGAAAGCTTTTTCTAAAACCCCTAAAAGGAACGAGCCTTGCCCTTGTGGGAGCGGCAAAAAATATAAAGATTGTTGCGCTAAAAGCGGGCCTAAAAAGGGCTTATTTGCCAAATAG
- a CDS encoding DDE transposase, with the protein MPYALRKRFFKRLALIVSTFCAISLSAKSYLFSPLPPAHQQIIKTEPCSLECLKDLMLQNQIFSFVSQYDSNSQDESLKTYYKDILNKLNPAFIASQTPAKDSYEPKIELAILLPKKVVGRYAISVMNTLLAYLNTRNNDFNIQVFDSDEESPEKLEQTYKEIEKEKFPFVIALLTKEGVENLLQNTTISTPTYVPTVNKTQLANHTEPSLSECLYFGGIDYKEQLGMLTAFISPNSPVIEYDDDGLIGERLRQITESLNIEVKHQENISYKQATSFSKNFRKNDAFFKNSILILNTPTTKSGLILSQIGLLEYKPFKILSTQINFNPSLLLLTQPKDRKDLFIVNALQNSDETLIEYASLLESDLRHDWVNYSSTIGLEVFLNTLDPHFKKSFQESLEDNQVRYHNQIYQALGYSFEPIKNESGTKKE; encoded by the coding sequence ATGCCATACGCCTTAAGAAAAAGATTTTTCAAACGCCTTGCGCTGATTGTTTCCACTTTTTGCGCGATAAGTTTGAGTGCTAAAAGCTATCTGTTTTCCCCCTTGCCCCCAGCGCACCAGCAAATCATTAAGACAGAGCCTTGCTCTTTGGAATGCTTGAAAGACTTGATGTTGCAAAATCAAATCTTTTCTTTTGTATCTCAATACGATAGTAACAGCCAAGATGAGAGTCTTAAAACTTATTACAAAGACATACTCAATAAACTCAACCCTGCATTCATCGCTTCTCAAACTCCAGCTAAAGACAGCTATGAGCCTAAGATTGAATTAGCGATTTTACTGCCTAAAAAGGTGGTGGGGCGTTATGCCATTTCGGTGATGAACACCCTTTTAGCGTATTTGAACACTAGAAACAACGATTTCAATATCCAAGTCTTTGACAGCGATGAAGAAAGCCCTGAAAAATTAGAGCAAACCTATAAAGAAATTGAAAAAGAAAAATTCCCTTTTGTGATAGCCTTATTGACTAAAGAGGGCGTGGAAAATTTGCTCCAAAACACCACCATCAGCACCCCTACTTATGTGCCTACGGTGAATAAAACGCAATTAGCAAATCATACCGAGCCTTCTTTAAGCGAGTGCTTGTATTTTGGGGGGATTGACTATAAAGAGCAATTAGGCATGCTCACGGCTTTCATTAGCCCTAATTCACCCGTGATTGAATACGATGATGATGGCTTAATAGGCGAACGCTTGAGGCAAATCACGGAGTCTTTAAACATTGAAGTCAAACACCAAGAAAATATTTCTTACAAGCAAGCCACGAGTTTTTCTAAAAATTTTAGAAAAAACGATGCGTTTTTTAAAAATTCTATTTTGATTTTAAACACCCCTACCACTAAAAGTGGCCTGATCCTTTCTCAAATAGGGCTTTTAGAATATAAGCCCTTTAAAATCCTTTCCACGCAAATCAATTTCAACCCCTCTTTACTCTTACTCACCCAGCCTAAAGACAGAAAGGATTTATTCATTGTCAATGCCTTACAAAATAGCGATGAAACGCTTATAGAATACGCCTCCTTATTGGAGAGCGATTTAAGGCATGATTGGGTGAATTATTCCAGCACGATAGGGTTAGAGGTGTTTTTAAACACGCTAGATCCGCATTTTAAAAAGTCTTTTCAAGAAAGTTTAGAGGACAATCAAGTCCGCTACCACAATCAAATTTATCAGGCTTTAGGGTATTCTTTTGAGCCAATAAAAAATGAAAGCGGAACAAAAAAAGAATAA
- a CDS encoding DNA-directed RNA polymerase subunit omega: MKKERTESLVAQALKNIGNDRYMLDNLVFARVKQLNAGAKTLVNMDPKRHKLVDIAIREIAEGKIDIDRIDERN; the protein is encoded by the coding sequence TTGAAAAAAGAGAGAACAGAGAGTTTAGTCGCTCAAGCCTTAAAAAATATTGGGAACGACCGCTACATGCTAGATAATTTAGTTTTCGCTCGTGTGAAGCAATTAAACGCCGGAGCCAAAACTTTAGTGAATATGGACCCTAAGCGTCATAAATTAGTGGATATTGCCATTAGAGAAATCGCTGAAGGGAAAATTGATATAGACAGGATAGATGAACGAAATTGA